The following are from one region of the Silene latifolia isolate original U9 population chromosome 9, ASM4854445v1, whole genome shotgun sequence genome:
- the LOC141601681 gene encoding uncharacterized protein LOC141601681 — protein MEADYCKYVRHCHNCQIFTNVQHVAPSMLYTMTSPWPFSTWGIDIIGNVNPSGTGGHCFIHVAIDYFTKWVKAKSYKVLKAKQVAQFIQNDIICRYGVPHEFISHHGTHFQAETTMSENYKEWPEKIPFALWGYKTSIRIAMAATPYYLVYGMEAVQPDELEIPSLRILLES, from the exons atggaaGCAGATTATTGCAAGTATGTCAGGCACTGTCACAATTGTCAGATATTCACAAATGTACAGCATGTGGCACCTTCTatgttatacaccatgacgtcgccCTGGCCATTTtcaacctggggaatcgacatcattggaaACGTAAACCCATCAGGAACTGGAGGGCACTGTTTTATTCATgttgcaattgactacttcacaaAGTGGGTAAAGGCTAAGTCTTACAAAGTGCTAAAAGCGAAGCAAGTAGcacagttcattcagaatgacatCATTTGTCGGTACGGAGTACCACATGAGTTCATCAGTCATCATGGAAcccatttccaagccgagaccacg ATGTCTGAGAACTATAAGGAGTGGCCTGAGAAGATACCCTTCGCATTATGGGGGTATAAAACTTCAATTAGAATAGCAATGGCTGCAACCCCGTATTACTTGGTATATGGAATGGAAGCAGTTCAACCAgatgagctagaaataccatccctaaGGATCCTACTGGAAAGCTAG
- the LOC141601683 gene encoding uncharacterized protein LOC141601683, with protein MEMPHSETEKEIRGFLRRVQYISRFIAKLTMICEPIFKKLKVREHVMWDDQCQAAFDKIKEVLYSPPVLSPPVVGLPSSLYLTVTDTAMGAIFAQTVDKEERAIYYISKKFLNYEVKYTSFEKTCLAQVRATKKLRHYMLSYSVSVYSKMDLIKYSFEKPVLNRRMSRWTLMLSEFDLKYVPLNVIKGKAVADFLADNSIKETEVVDTWSFPDEDLVHVENDVWDLYFYGASNYMGYGVGILLISPIGEHVPVSIKLDFNVTNAAAEYEACLLGLGSALDLGVKKLLVHGDSSLVINQVGGSWKIKSQRLALYQTRIKELEKYFEDIRYVHLPREGNQFVDALSKLAALINIPDHIDSMPICIERRSSPAYVNAIDDSEEGETEPWYTAILKFKETGEYPPDLDMRGKRALRMLSVQFIRTDDEQLYKNTAQGVLL; from the coding sequence ATGGAAATGCCCCATTCTGAGaccgagaaagaaattcgaggtttcctgagAAGAGTTCAATACATAAGCCGTTTCATCGCGAAGttgacgatgatttgtgagccgatCTTTAAGAAACTGAAGGTTAGAGAACATGTTATGTGGGATGACCAGTGTCAGGCCGCGTTTGATAAAATAAAGGAAGTATTATATTCTCCACCAGTTTTAAGCCCACCAGTAGTCGGGCTGCCGTCATCACTATATCTAACTGTTACGGATACAGCGATGGGGGCTATATTTGCCCAAACAgttgacaaagaagaaagagctatttactacatCAGTAAAAAGTTCTTAAACTATGAAGTAAAGTATACATCTTTTGAAAAGACGTGTTTGGCCCAAGTCAGGGCAACGAAGAAATTAAGACATTACATGCTTAGTTACAGCGTGAGTgtctactccaaaatggatctgaTCAAGTACTCTTTTGAAAAACCAGTGCTAAATAGAAGAATGTCGAGATGGACCCTCATGttatcagagttcgatctcaagtatgtacctttgaatGTGATCAAGGGAAAGGCGGTTGCCGATTTCCTCGCCGAcaattcaatcaaagaaacagaAGTCgtcgacacttggtcatttcccgacgaagaCTTGGTTCACGtcgagaatgacgtatgggatttGTATTTCTATGGAGCATCGAACTACATGGGATATGGAGTGGGCATTCTTCTTATTTCGCCAATAGGTGAACACGTGCCCGTGTCCATCAAGCTGGATTTCAATGTCACAAACgccgccgctgaatatgaagcatgtttgCTTGGTTTAGGCAGTGCTCTTGACTTGGGTGTGAAGAAGTTGTTAGTACATGGAGACTCCTCCcttgtgatcaatcaagtgggtgGGTCATGGAAAATTAAGAGCCAAAGATTGGCCCTATATCAAACCAGAATCAAAGAATTGGAGAAGTACTTTGAGGATATTCGATATGTTCACCTACCGAGAGAGGGAAATCAGTTTGTAGATGCGTTGTCCAAGCTAGCTGCCCTGATCAACATTCCAGACCACATAGATAGTATGCCAATATGTATCGAACGAAGATCGTCACCTGCCTATGTGAATGCAATAGATGATTCCGAGGAAGGTGAAACCGAACCCTGGTACACAGCCATTTTGAAATTCAAGGAAACAGGAGAGTATCCTCCCGACCTTGACATGCGTGGGAAGCGCGCTTTGCGAATGTTATCCGTCCAATTCATCAGGACTGATGATGAGCAATTGTATAAGAATACGGCTCAAGGTGTTTTGTTGTGA